In one window of Longimicrobium sp. DNA:
- a CDS encoding GNAT family N-acetyltransferase, with product MLLPDQVVLELAVRDVDVSEFGPLFSRLEAGGVTFTTLAAAQGRCADWLERFTELDNDTRSETGDPAVPRTPEAMRDRLDSFELDPEACFLALDGERWIAYTLLDPKLSRDGRLEQGWTGVRKEYRQRGIGTALKLLGVEYARAHGYRAIVTAPRRTNVASFTMSTHLGFRPDDAPE from the coding sequence ATGCTGCTGCCAGATCAGGTCGTCCTGGAGCTCGCGGTGCGGGATGTCGATGTCAGTGAGTTCGGACCGCTATTTTCGCGGCTGGAGGCGGGCGGTGTGACGTTCACCACGCTTGCCGCCGCGCAGGGGCGGTGCGCGGACTGGCTGGAGCGCTTCACGGAGCTCGACAACGACACGCGGAGCGAAACCGGAGATCCGGCCGTGCCGCGCACCCCGGAGGCCATGCGGGACCGGCTGGACTCGTTCGAGCTCGACCCGGAGGCGTGCTTCCTCGCCCTCGACGGTGAGCGCTGGATCGCGTACACGCTGCTGGACCCGAAGCTCAGCCGTGACGGCCGGCTGGAGCAGGGGTGGACGGGCGTCCGCAAGGAGTACCGGCAGCGGGGGATCGGAACGGCGCTCAAGCTGCTCGGAGTCGAGTACGCGCGCGCGCACGGCTACAGGGCGATCGTAACGGCGCCGCGCCGGACGAACGTGGCGAGCTTCACCATGAGCACTCACCTCGGCTTCCGCCCTGACGATGCGCCCGAGTAA